The genome window CATGGACAGGAGCCATACCAGAAAGAATTCTTCCAGCACCTTCTAAAGTAGTTATTGCCGCAATTGACCTTTTTTCTACCGGAGAATTGCTGAGCAATGTATCAATCAGTCTAGGAAGGGCTTTGGCAGGATTTCTTATTGGTGGAATCATAGGTTTTGTATTCGGTCTGCTCAATGGTATATTCCGCATTACGGATCTTTTATTTGACACATCCATCCAAATGCTGCGAAATATTCCTCATCTGGCCTTAATTCCACTAGTAATACTATGGTTTGGGATAGGTGAAACATCAAAAATATTCTTGGTCGCTTTGGGCGTACTCTTCCCGATTTATATCAATACGTATCATGGAGTTAAAAATGTTGATAAAGGTTTGGTAGAAATGGGGAAAGTATATGGATTAAAGGGGACATCGCTATTTTTTAATGTGATTCTTCCTGGAGCCATGTCTTCGATTCTTGTTGGAATAAGGTTTTCACTTGGGGTAATGTGGTTAACTCTTATCGTGTCTGAAACGATTTCTGCTCACTCAGGAATAGGATATATGGCGATGAATGCGAGGGAATTTATGCAGATGGATGTCATCGTTATGAGTATCCTCCTCTATGCTTTATTTGGAAAATTATCTGATGTTATTGCAAGATATTTTGAAGATAGGTTGCTTCGATGGAATGCATGAAAAGGAGTGTATGGCTAAATGAAGGTAATAAAGAAAGATAATTATATTCTGATTGAGGGCTTGAAGAAATCCTATGGAGAGCGGCAGGTGCTGGGAGGTATTGAATTAAACATTGAGAGCGGTGAATTTGTGGCAATTGTCGGGAAAAGCGGCTGCGGCAAAAGTACACTATTACGATTGATAGCAGGACTTGAGCCGGCAGATCACGGATCAATAATGGTTAATGGTCAGCAATTGACTGGGCTAAACAAAACATCGAGAATAATGTTTCAGGATGGTCGACTGCTCCCATGGAAGCAGGTAATTGAAAACGTATGTATAGGACTCCCGGACAGTGAAAAAATAAAAGCAATGGATGCTTTAAAACAGGTTGGTCTTGAGGATCGAATGAATGATTGGCCAGCAAAACTATCAGGTGGTCAAAAGCAGCGAGTCGCATTAGCAAGAGCCCTCGTTCATAATCCTTCCATTCTTTTACTCGATGAACCTCTTGGCGCACTGGATGCACTGACTCGTATTGAAATGCAGGATTTGCTGGAATCACTTTGGATGCAACAAAAATTTACATCTGTTCTAGTTACACACGATGTAGAAGAGGCAGTCTCCATAGCTGATCGGGTTATCCTAATAGAAGATGGAGTGATAAGCCTTAATCAGCCAATCCTGTTACCAAGACCCAGACAGCGTACCCATCCTGCTTTTTCAAGATATATGGAGGAAATCCTTGGTAAGATATTAAATAGAAGCTCACCTAAAATTTCCTTGGTAAGAGAGCTGCAGGAATCTTAAAGCGTGAACGTGATATATTAGTTGCTTTTCACGCCATAGATAATCAAACCTACACCGAGTACAATCCAAATCATTTTATCGAAAGCTATTTTATCTGCCAGGCTATATAGTCCTATTGTTGTGGTGATTATTAATATCAATGGTCCAATGAGCGCAAGACTACTATTAATAATCAATGCTTTTTCAATATCATTATATCTCATCATCAAATAGGCAGCTACTATTTCCAAGCATCCAGAAAGAATTCGTATCAATGCTATTGCCAGAATCGCCTTTTCCAATAAATTAAACATTTATTTCCTCCTGCACTTATTTCTAATAATATATGCCGAGCCTGTACACTTAAGGACTGTTTTTTGAAACAGATTATATGCGAAATAGGCGTTAGCCAGTATATAAATCGTTAAAGGAGCTGTGAATAGCCCTGTAATATGTATCAATGGGAAAAATCTGTATGCAAGAATGATACATCTGTTTATGTTGAATAATTTTTCCAGGCCTACAAATCATAATTGAAAAAAGGAGGACAAAACGATGGAACAAAATCATAATGAAAAAGAAGCAATAGAAAACGCTAAGAAAGTAGCTGAAAAATTGTATAATCCCTCTGATTATGAAAGTAAAAATCAGCTGGAAAAAGGAATGTCTATTACACATGAACAAGTATCTGATAGCTATATGGAAGGGACTATTGATGGGAAAATTGATGAGTTAGATAATAATGATGAATTAAAAACACATGATGGTGAGGCAATACGTAGAGAAGGTTTTGATGAATAATAAATCGAAAAACTCAAACTTACTCAGGAACTAAATTTTTTATACGATAAGTAAGGTGAAGGTAAAATGTGATAGGCTAATAAATCAGATTAGTCCTCAAGTTATTACCTTATTTGTAAAAGATGAAACTCTTGATATCATTCAAGAGTTTTTTCGTTATAATGAAAATTATTATCGGCTTGCTTTTTTTAGGCTGGTTATGTCACCATTACTTTGTTACAAGTCATCTGTGACGAGTAAGGAGAAAATGATAACTGGAATATCTCTTTTAATCGAGAATCGTGTTTTACACAATAGGTCAAATATATTCTCCGATGTACTATTAATTTCTTCAGTTACGGCCTAATATCACGTAGAAATCCTGAAACCAGTATCGGATCTCCAAGATGGTCACGAACTGTTTTTATTAACATGGTAAACCATCTATAATCCCCGTTTTTTTATTTTCATTTGGAATTTCATATTAAAATCAGTTTGATTCGTTCTGTCATATAAGTGTGACATAAAATTATTTCTTGCGTTTTCTCTTTCTTCTTTTGAAACAAGATTCAACCATGTTTCCGCTTTGGGTTTAAACTCATCTAATATCCAAGTAGTCGTTTAAATTGAGGGGAGAACACGCTTCCTGGGTGTCTGAATGGTATTTTTCAAATCCATCCCCCATGCCCCTTCTAATGTTGAGACACTATAGCCGAGTGACTTTTCAATCAATTCTAAGCGAGATAATAGATTTTGATCCTTAATGTGTTGATTTTATTTTCATGGATATTCACAAGCGTACCGACATATCGATACGGTTCTCCAAATTCATTTCTTAATGTTTGTGCTTTAGCATGAATCCATTCTTATGGACCGTCTTTTTTAATGCTCTTAAATTCTATATCATATAGTTTTTTGTGTTACTAGAATAATGTTCATGGAAAGTATTTGTTACCTTTTCAGCTTCATCTGGTGTGATAGTGTTATACCAGCTTTCAAAGACCTTTGGAAAATCTTTTTCATTCTGATATCCTAGTGATTTTCTGAAATATGATTATAAACATTGTTTTCTGCTGGGACACCATCCTTAATATCGAAATCCCATGTTCCTATTTCATTAAGTTCTGTAACTACTTGATGCTTAACATAGTGATTCTCATATTTTGTTTGTAAGGTGCTAATCAATTCATTCATAGAATCTACTAATTTATGTAAACAACTATCTTCTGAATTGAAGATAGTTGATTGAAAGAAGGAACTTCTTGTTGTGTTTCCAGCTTTAGTTGATTTATTTCGTCAATTAATCGATTGATATCATTATGTGTTTTTTTCTTAAACAAACTGTCTATCTCGGACATAACTAGAATGATCTGGCATTACGTAAAATAAATCGGGATCTTAATTTAAAACTAATCGATGTTTAGGGATAGCTCAAAATAGAAGAAAATATCCTTTTTATTAAAAAAACTTGACAAACAGAAGAATAATTTGTATATTATACTTAATTAAAGATATCTTAATTAATTATTGTTTAATTAAATAATTACAAATTAAATAAGTTAAATAGGGTGTCCTTCAATAGGGGACGAAAACTAATTTTTCAAATTGGACAAGCTAGGACTGTTACAACCTAATTAAATTGAAATGAACCAGTAATGATGAAGATTGGAAAAGAAAAGTCAGTAAGGAAATATCCGAAACGATAACAATTAAAGCTATTAGTAGATTATTTATTTAATAAAAATACATGATTAAAAGGAGAAGATATTAATGAAGAAAACAGCAGGTATTCACCATATTACGGCAATTGTTGGTCACCCACAGGAAAACGTAGATTTTTATGCAGGTGTATTAGGATTGCGTTTAGTTAAGAAGACGATTAACTTCGATGATCCTGGTACCTATCATCTTTATTTTGGTAATGATGGGGGAAAACCAGGTACAATTATTACTTTCTTCCCGTGGGCTAACGCATACCAAGGGAAAATTGGCGGTGGTCAAGTAGGTGTCACCACTTATATTATTCCGGTTGGTTCTATGGATTTTTGGGAAAAAAGATTAGAAGAATTTAACATCGAGTTTAATAAATCCGAAAGATTTGGAGAAATCTATTTAGAATTTGCAGATGTTCATGGCTTACAATTAGAGCTTGTGGAAAGAGAAGACGGCGAACAAAACAATTGGACAAATGGTGATGTTACACCAGAGGTTGCAATTAAAGGTTTTGGTGGAGCAATATTATTATCCACTAATCCAGAGAAAACTGGGGAAACACTTGAAGCGGTGATGGGTCTAGAAAAAGTAGGAGAAGAAGATGATTTAATCCGTTTCAAATCCTATGGGGATATCGGAAATGCTATTGATGTAAAACGAACTCCAGTTGGACGTGGACAAATGGGAGTAGGAACAGTTCACCATATTGCATGGCGTGCGGAAGATGACGAAGATCAATTAGAATGGCAAAACTATGTAAGTGAAAATGGCTATAAGGTCACCCCAGTTCAAGATAGAAACTATTTTAATGCTATTTACTTTAGAGAGCATGGCGAAATACTGTTTGAAATCGCAACAGATCCACCAGGATTTGCTCATGATGAATCCTATGAAACAATGGGGCAAGTATTGAAACTGCCGTCACAATATGAACAGTATCGGGAGCAATTGAATAAAGCGTTGATTCCAATAGAGGTAAGAGATTTGGATAAATAAAAAAGAGAACTACTGATCTCTTTTGAGCCATCAAGCAATACGAAACGTGAAAATGTATTTTCCATAGAGAGACGAAAATAGATTGGAGGCTTAATGATGCTAACAACAGCAGGAATTCATCATATAACAGCGATTGTGAATGATCCACAGGTAAATTTTGATTTCTATACAAAGGTGATGGGCTTACGGCTTGTGAAAAAGACAGTAAATTTTGATCGACCTGAAGTGTATCACTTATATTTTGGAAATGAAGCAGGAGACCCAGGTACTATCATTACCTTTTTCCCATGGCAAAAATTGCCTAAGGGACGTATAGGTACTGGCCAAGTTGGAACAACCAGTTATGTGATACCTAAAGGGGCAAGCAGTTTTTGGAGGAATAGATTAAATCAATATTCGATTACTTATACGATTGCTGCTCGTTTTGCAGAAGAGTATATTCAGTTTCAAGATCCAGATGGATTGCAAATTGAGTTGGTAGAACGAGAAGACGCACAAAATAGTAAATGGGAAACAGATGAAATCAAGGCAGAGCATGCAATTACAGGATTTGCTGGAGCTACTTTGTACTCTGCACAGCCAAATCTTACGGTCGAAGTATTGGAAAGTATCTTTGGCATGGAATTCATTGAAGAGGAACATGGATACTTACGCTACAAAACTAGTGGCTCTCTTGGAAATATGATTGATATAAAAATCACTCCTTCTGTTCGCGGTCTTGCTGGTGCAGGAACAATTCATCATATCGCATGGAGAGCGAAGGATGATGAAGAACATGAAAAATGGAGAGAGCTATTGGAGAAAAACGGCTATAAACCAACTGAAATAAAAGATCGAAATTATTTTAAAGCCATTTATTTTTATGAACCAGGAGGAATTCTATTTGAAATAGCAACAGACCCGCCAGGATTTGCAGTAGATGAATATCCAGAAAAAATTGGCGAAAAACTAATGCTCCCACCTTGGCTGGAACAAAAAAGGAAAGAGTTTGAAGAGACGCTGCCTCATATTAAGGTTCACTAGTAATATTGATCAAAAAGGAAAACTGAAATTAACATCGGAGGGACAATAAATGGAACAATTAAAAGGAGTACACCACGTTACAGCAATAACAAGCAGTGCAGAGAAAATTTATGAATTTTATACGTATACATTAGGCTTACGCTTAGCGAAGAAAACCGTTAACCAGGACGATATTCAAACCTACCACTTATATTTTACAGATGATGTAGGTAGCCCGGGCACAGATATGACATTCTTTGATTTTCCTGGAATTCCAAAGGGTGTACATGGAACAGATGAAATCTCAAAGACCTCTTTCCGTGTTCCGGATGATGCTGCGTTAGACTACTGGGTAAAACGCTTTAATCGTTTAAATGTGAAACATACAGGGATCAAAGAGCAATTTGGGAAGAAGGTACTTAACTTTGTCGATTTTGATGATCAACAATACCAATTAATTTCTGATGAGAATAATAAAGGTGTTGCTGCTGGTACCCCTTGGCAAAAGGGACCAATTCCTTTGGAGTATGCTATTACAGGATTAGGACCAGTCTTCGTGCGTGTTTCTAACTTTGATTATTTTAAAGCTGTATTGGAAGAGGTTTTCTTATTTAAAGAAGTAGTTCAAGAGGATTCTTCTCATTTGTTTGAAATGGGCGAAGGAGGAAATGGAGCTCAAGTTATTGTTGAATATAATTCCGTTCTTCCTCGTGCTCGTCAAGGATATGGCACAGTGCACCATGCTGCATTCCGTGTAGAAAATCGCGCAGATCTAGACGAGTGGATGGAGAGATATCAATCATTCCGTGTACCAAATTCAGGTTATGTTGAGCGATATTACTTCGGTTCATTATACGCAAATATTGCCCCGGGAGTTTTATTCGAATTGGCAACGGACGGTCCTGGATTTATGGGAGATGAGCCCTATGAAACCCTGGGCGAAAAATTATCGTTACCGCCATTCTTTGAAGAAAAACGAGAAGAAATTGAAAAATTAGTAAGACCTATAGATACAGTCAGAAGTACGAAGGAATTTAAAAAAGAGTACGAGGACTAATCACTTTATATTTTATTAGGAGGGATATTGTTGAAACATATTTTTCAAAAAGGAAATGATTCCGCAAAACCGACCTTATTATTATTACATGGAACTGGAGGAACAGAACAGGATCTTCTGCCTCTGGCAGAAAAAATCGACTCAAACGCAAATATATTGAGTGTACGAGGAAATGTTCTAGAAAACGGAATGCCACGCTTTTTCAAGAGACTCGCGGAAGGTATATTTGATGAAAAAGATTTGGTTTTCCGAACAAAGGAATTAAATGAATTTCTAGATGAAGCAGCTGAAAAGTATGCGTTTGACCGTAATAATATTCTGGCAATAGGGTATTCGAACGGTGCAAATATTGCTGCAAGTCTACTGTTCCATTATCAAAATGCATTAAAAGGAGCCATCTTGCATCACCCAATGGTACCGAGAAGAGGAGTGAATTTACCGGATTTGTCAGGCAAACATGTATTTATTGCTGCAGGTACCAATGATCCGATTTGCCCTTCTCAGGAATCAGAAGAACTAAGATCCTTATTAGAAGATGCAGGTGCAAGTGTAGAACTTCATTGGGAAAATAGAGGCCATCAGTTAACTCTTAGCGAAGTTGAAGCAGCTGGTAAATGGTATAAGCTTATATAAATATTACTATTTGCGTTATTAGACGGACAACCGGATAATAGCGCAATCTTTATATTATTCCTTTCGAGCACACTAATCAGTAAAGACACTTTTAAAAGAACGAAAGAAGGAAGAGACGATAGAAGGTGAGCGAAACTTAGGTGTACATTATGTGCAAGGATTTTATTTAGGGCGACCGCATCCTTTGGAATATTATCTAGCAAACATTACTACGAGATATTCACATACTAACGATGACAGGTGGTAATAAGGATGGATAATGCATTTGAATTAAGTACAAATTATAATGTATTAGATTTAATCTGGAATAACACGACGGACGCCATTTTTACTTTGGGTCATGATGGTTCAGTAATGAATGCGAATCCAGCGTTTGAAGATATGCTTGGGTGGAAAATTGATGAGTTAAAAGGAATTGCATATCCTTCCTTTATTTTTGATATGACAATAGAAGAGCATCAAGAACTCTTATACCAATTAAGTGAAGGTCAAGACTTTCCATATACAATAATGAAAAGGAAACATAAAGATGGAAAGATACTTGATATTTTAGCTTCTTATCGAGCGATAAATAATAAAGAAGTCCTTGCAGTAGGGATGTATAAGGATTTTACAGAGCAAATGTATATTCAACGAAAGCTAATGGAAAGTGAACACTGTTATCGCATGCTTGTAGAATATTTACCAGAAACTATTATAAAACAGCGCGATGGAAGAATTGATTTTGTGAATTCATCTGGAGTGCAATTATTCGGCAGGAAACAACGGGAAGATATTATTGGTTATTCTATCTGGGATTTTGTATCAAGTAAACGAAGTGAAGAAATTAAAAATATCATTGATACTGTTTATAATCATAGTGATTGGAGTAACCCAAAAATAATTGTGGATAAATTAATTAGAGATGACGGAAAAGAGATTTTTACAGAAATTAAAATAATCCCGATTGGTAGCAAAGAGGAACCCGATATTCAAATCGTTATTAGAGATGTTACCGAAAAGAAAAGGTATGAGTCCAGGTTGGAGTATTTGGCATATCATGATCCTTTAACAGGGTTAAAAAATAGACGGATATTCACAAAAATTCTTACAGATTCAATTGAAGAGGCGAGAGAAGCAAAAGAAAAAGTTGCTTTATTGTATATTGATATTGACAAATTTAAGTCAATAAATGACACCTTTGGTCATGATGTTGGAGACGAATTGCTTAAACTATTTGCTAATAGACTAAAATCCTCTGTTCGTGAAAAAGATGTACTCTGTCGAGTAGGTGGAGATGAATTTCTAGTAATACTGAAAAATATTGAGGGCGAGGAACAAATAACCAATAT of Oceanobacillus zhaokaii contains these proteins:
- a CDS encoding ABC transporter permease subunit: MKILTKETAKKFIPWFLPFTLLLGWQLLAWTGAIPERILPAPSKVVIAAIDLFSTGELLSNVSISLGRALAGFLIGGIIGFVFGLLNGIFRITDLLFDTSIQMLRNIPHLALIPLVILWFGIGETSKIFLVALGVLFPIYINTYHGVKNVDKGLVEMGKVYGLKGTSLFFNVILPGAMSSILVGIRFSLGVMWLTLIVSETISAHSGIGYMAMNAREFMQMDVIVMSILLYALFGKLSDVIARYFEDRLLRWNA
- a CDS encoding ring-cleaving dioxygenase, which produces MKKTAGIHHITAIVGHPQENVDFYAGVLGLRLVKKTINFDDPGTYHLYFGNDGGKPGTIITFFPWANAYQGKIGGGQVGVTTYIIPVGSMDFWEKRLEEFNIEFNKSERFGEIYLEFADVHGLQLELVEREDGEQNNWTNGDVTPEVAIKGFGGAILLSTNPEKTGETLEAVMGLEKVGEEDDLIRFKSYGDIGNAIDVKRTPVGRGQMGVGTVHHIAWRAEDDEDQLEWQNYVSENGYKVTPVQDRNYFNAIYFREHGEILFEIATDPPGFAHDESYETMGQVLKLPSQYEQYREQLNKALIPIEVRDLDK
- a CDS encoding YqhV family protein; this translates as MFNLLEKAILAIALIRILSGCLEIVAAYLMMRYNDIEKALIINSSLALIGPLILIITTTIGLYSLADKIAFDKMIWIVLGVGLIIYGVKSN
- a CDS encoding diguanylate cyclase domain-containing protein — protein: MDNAFELSTNYNVLDLIWNNTTDAIFTLGHDGSVMNANPAFEDMLGWKIDELKGIAYPSFIFDMTIEEHQELLYQLSEGQDFPYTIMKRKHKDGKILDILASYRAINNKEVLAVGMYKDFTEQMYIQRKLMESEHCYRMLVEYLPETIIKQRDGRIDFVNSSGVQLFGRKQREDIIGYSIWDFVSSKRSEEIKNIIDTVYNHSDWSNPKIIVDKLIRDDGKEIFTEIKIIPIGSKEEPDIQIVIRDVTEKKRYESRLEYLAYHDPLTGLKNRRIFTKILTDSIEEAREAKEKVALLYIDIDKFKSINDTFGHDVGDELLKLFANRLKSSVREKDVLCRVGGDEFLVILKNIEGEEQITNITKRMHVAFQEPYEIKGTILNATSSIGISVFPEDGLKGRSLIHRADQALYRAKEQRNQYLFYEKN
- a CDS encoding YozQ family protein, whose product is MEQNHNEKEAIENAKKVAEKLYNPSDYESKNQLEKGMSITHEQVSDSYMEGTIDGKIDELDNNDELKTHDGEAIRREGFDE
- a CDS encoding ring-cleaving dioxygenase: MEQLKGVHHVTAITSSAEKIYEFYTYTLGLRLAKKTVNQDDIQTYHLYFTDDVGSPGTDMTFFDFPGIPKGVHGTDEISKTSFRVPDDAALDYWVKRFNRLNVKHTGIKEQFGKKVLNFVDFDDQQYQLISDENNKGVAAGTPWQKGPIPLEYAITGLGPVFVRVSNFDYFKAVLEEVFLFKEVVQEDSSHLFEMGEGGNGAQVIVEYNSVLPRARQGYGTVHHAAFRVENRADLDEWMERYQSFRVPNSGYVERYYFGSLYANIAPGVLFELATDGPGFMGDEPYETLGEKLSLPPFFEEKREEIEKLVRPIDTVRSTKEFKKEYED
- a CDS encoding ring-cleaving dioxygenase — protein: MMLTTAGIHHITAIVNDPQVNFDFYTKVMGLRLVKKTVNFDRPEVYHLYFGNEAGDPGTIITFFPWQKLPKGRIGTGQVGTTSYVIPKGASSFWRNRLNQYSITYTIAARFAEEYIQFQDPDGLQIELVEREDAQNSKWETDEIKAEHAITGFAGATLYSAQPNLTVEVLESIFGMEFIEEEHGYLRYKTSGSLGNMIDIKITPSVRGLAGAGTIHHIAWRAKDDEEHEKWRELLEKNGYKPTEIKDRNYFKAIYFYEPGGILFEIATDPPGFAVDEYPEKIGEKLMLPPWLEQKRKEFEETLPHIKVH
- a CDS encoding ATP-binding cassette domain-containing protein — protein: MKVIKKDNYILIEGLKKSYGERQVLGGIELNIESGEFVAIVGKSGCGKSTLLRLIAGLEPADHGSIMVNGQQLTGLNKTSRIMFQDGRLLPWKQVIENVCIGLPDSEKIKAMDALKQVGLEDRMNDWPAKLSGGQKQRVALARALVHNPSILLLDEPLGALDALTRIEMQDLLESLWMQQKFTSVLVTHDVEEAVSIADRVILIEDGVISLNQPILLPRPRQRTHPAFSRYMEEILGKILNRSSPKISLVRELQES
- a CDS encoding alpha/beta hydrolase translates to MLKHIFQKGNDSAKPTLLLLHGTGGTEQDLLPLAEKIDSNANILSVRGNVLENGMPRFFKRLAEGIFDEKDLVFRTKELNEFLDEAAEKYAFDRNNILAIGYSNGANIAASLLFHYQNALKGAILHHPMVPRRGVNLPDLSGKHVFIAAGTNDPICPSQESEELRSLLEDAGASVELHWENRGHQLTLSEVEAAGKWYKLI